The following proteins are co-located in the Microbulbifer sp. VAAF005 genome:
- a CDS encoding LysR family transcriptional regulator, whose translation MNNISWRAIRAFIQVADAGSFTAAARDSGFSKANLSQLVTDLETTLDIQLLYRTTRQLRHTEIGEGYYLRCKQAMQQLDSAAEWASESKGGLEGNIRINAVGGVIGESLIAPLVIKFQQANPGVRVHLDFSSTRVDLIQDQYDLVIRMGSLPDSSLIVRKLHTIKTRYVASPKFLQEYGPIEKPADLASVPLISGSVDQWLLTRGKNQQVVQVENSTKLISGRVMHRAAIEGLGITRLADIYVQADIVSGRLVEILPGWSESTELSMVCPPLRHQLLRVRNLMQWLKEGFADIYLQALAVSPIE comes from the coding sequence ATGAACAATATCTCATGGCGCGCTATTCGTGCATTTATTCAGGTAGCCGATGCCGGAAGCTTCACTGCTGCAGCGCGGGATAGCGGCTTTTCCAAGGCCAATTTAAGCCAACTGGTCACTGATCTGGAAACAACCCTGGATATACAGCTTCTCTACCGCACAACAAGGCAGCTGCGTCATACCGAGATTGGTGAGGGTTACTATTTGCGTTGCAAGCAAGCGATGCAGCAGTTGGATTCTGCCGCCGAGTGGGCCAGTGAATCAAAGGGGGGACTGGAGGGAAACATCCGCATCAACGCTGTTGGTGGCGTTATCGGGGAGAGCTTGATTGCTCCGCTGGTGATCAAGTTTCAGCAGGCCAATCCAGGAGTTAGAGTTCATCTGGACTTTTCCAGCACCCGAGTAGATTTGATTCAAGACCAGTACGATTTGGTTATTCGTATGGGCAGCTTGCCGGACTCCTCTCTAATCGTGCGTAAACTTCACACTATCAAAACCCGATACGTAGCCAGCCCAAAGTTCCTTCAAGAATATGGGCCTATAGAAAAACCTGCTGACTTAGCATCTGTACCGCTAATTTCCGGCAGTGTAGATCAATGGCTGCTGACACGAGGTAAGAACCAACAGGTTGTGCAAGTTGAAAACAGCACTAAATTGATTAGCGGAAGGGTAATGCACCGCGCTGCAATTGAGGGACTTGGAATTACCCGGCTGGCAGATATCTATGTCCAGGCAGATATTGTCAGTGGACGCCTGGTTGAAATTCTGCCCGGCTGGTCTGAGTCTACCGAGCTCTCCATGGTATGCCCGCCCCTACGCCACCAATTATTACGGGTGCGCAATTTGATGCAGTGGCTCAAGGAGGGTTTTGCAGAT
- a CDS encoding SDR family oxidoreductase, whose product MSKPLVVITGASSGIGAAIAQHMSAAGHPLLLLARRVDKLEALNLPNTLCRKVDVTDMAALRGAIREAETQFGPVDCLINNAGKMLLGNIETQNPDEWRQMFDVNVLALLNGMQAVLEDMKTRHSGTIINISSIAGVKTFINHAAYCGTKYAVSAIGETVREEVAPTGVRVMTICPGAVETELLSHTTSAEIIEAYQQWKESIGGAINAEDIARTAMFMYSQPQHVNIREVQIAATGQGQ is encoded by the coding sequence ATGTCCAAACCACTTGTTGTTATTACTGGAGCCAGTTCAGGTATTGGTGCTGCCATTGCCCAACATATGTCTGCTGCCGGGCATCCTTTATTATTGTTGGCAAGGCGTGTGGACAAACTGGAAGCTTTAAATCTGCCAAATACTCTTTGTAGGAAAGTGGATGTGACTGATATGGCAGCCTTGCGCGGGGCAATTCGTGAGGCTGAGACTCAGTTCGGTCCGGTTGACTGTCTGATTAACAATGCCGGCAAAATGTTACTGGGCAATATTGAAACACAGAACCCCGATGAGTGGCGGCAAATGTTTGATGTGAATGTATTGGCCTTGCTAAACGGTATGCAGGCGGTTTTGGAAGATATGAAAACTCGCCATTCCGGGACCATTATCAATATCAGTTCTATTGCTGGAGTAAAAACATTTATCAATCATGCTGCGTACTGTGGTACCAAATATGCTGTCTCTGCTATTGGTGAAACCGTGCGCGAGGAAGTGGCGCCTACCGGGGTACGTGTAATGACCATATGCCCCGGCGCGGTGGAAACAGAGCTGCTAAGCCACACTACCTCAGCAGAAATTATTGAGGCCTATCAACAATGGAAAGAATCCATTGGTGGCGCAATTAATGCAGAGGATATTGCTCGCACAGCAATGTTCATGTACTCCCAGCCCCAGCATGTAAATATTCGAGAGGTTCAAATTGCAGCGACAGGGCAGGGGCAGTAA